The genomic interval CGGCGCGGGGCGCGGCCTCGGCCTGGCCCTGGTCCGGCAGGCGGCGCACCGGAGCGGCGGGACGGTGGGCCTGGAGCAGGGGCCGGACGGGGGCGCGGTGTTCACCGTACGGCTGCCGCTGGCGGCGGGGGTGCGGGCGTGATCCGGGTGCTGGTTGTGGAGGACGACCCGGTCGCGGCGGACGCGCATCAGCTGTACGTGGGCCGGGTGCCGGGCTTCGCGGTGGCCGCCGTGGCGCACTCGCGCGCCGAGGCGGTCCGGGCGCTGGAGCGCACCCCGGTCGATCTGCTGCTCCTGGACCTCTATCTGCCCGACGGGCACGGGCTCCAGCTGCTGCGCTCGCTGCGGGCGGCCGGGCACGCGGCGGACGTGATCGCGGTGACCTCGGCCCGCGACCTGGGCGTGGTCCGGGAGGGCGTCTCGCTGGGCGTCGTGCAGTACGTGCTGAAGCCGTTCACCTTCGCCACGCTGCGGGACCGGCTCGTGCGGTACGCGGAGTTCCGGGCGGCGGCCGGTGAGGCGAGCGGGCAGGACGAGGTGGACCGGGCGCTCGCCGCGCTGCGGGCCCCGGAGCCGGCCCGGCTGCCCAAGGGGCTGAGCGGTCCCACCCTGGAGTCGGTGACCGGGGCGCTGCGGGCGGCCCCGGACGGTCTCAGCGCCTCGGCGGCGGGCCTGGAGCTGGGGATCTCGCGGATCACCGCGCGCCGCTATCTGGAGCACCTGGTGACGGCGGGGCGGGCGGTGCGCAGTCCGCAGTACGGGCAGGTGGGGCGGCCGGAACTGCACTACCGGTGGCGGCCGGAGGGGCGCTGAGACGCCCGGGGCGCTCCTAGGACCTTCCTACGAGCCGTGTTCTCGGGCGAACGCACCGTAGTCAGCGGAGCCCCCGCCTCCTTACGGTGTCCCCGTGCACCCCTCCCCTCCTTTCAACGCCCCCGCCGCGCGAAGACTCCGCGAGGCCCTGGGTATGGCTCCCGGCCATGTCGCCTATGGTCTCGGCGCTCAGTACGGACTACGGATCACCGCCGAGACGGTGACCGCCTGGGAGCGCGGGCTCGCGCTCCCCACGGAGTACGAACTCACCGCACTGGCCGGGGTGCTGTGGTGCGCCCCGGGCGAGCTGCTGACGGCCGCGCGCAGCCTGCGCGAGCACCGGGTCTCCCGGGCGCTGTCGCCGGACGAGCTGGCCGCCCGGCTGGGGATGGCCGCCTCCGCGTATCTGCGCATGGAGGAGTCGGGGCGGTGGCGGGGCAACGAGCGCCAGTCCGCCGCGCTGAGCGAGGCGCTGGGCCTGACGCCCGCGGACTTCGTGACGGCGACCGGGCGCGGGGAGGAGCTGGCGGAGCTGCTGCGCGGCGCGGTGACGACGCGGTGGCAGGCGTACAGCCGTCCGGTGGCCAAGCTGGTGCCGGTGGACCGGCGCAGGATCCAGGAGGCCCTGGAGCGGCTGCACGGCGACTACCAGGCGCTGATGGTCTCCACGCTGAGCTGGAGCAGCGCCGGCACGGACCGGCCGGGCAACACCGGTGAGGAGGGCCGGGCCTTCCTCACCGGGATCGTGCCCCGCTTCTGGGAGGCGGCCGGCCCTTCGGCGTAAGCCGCTCAGAAGACCGACTCGGCCTCGTGCATCCGGTCCAGCGGGACCGTCTTGAGCTGGGTGACCGCCTCGGCGAGCGGGACCATCACGATGTCGTTGCCGCGCAGCGCGGTCATCCGGCCGAAGTCGCCCCGGTGCGCGGCCTCCACCGCGTGCCAGCCGAAGCGGGTGGCGAGGACGCGGTCGTACGCGGTCGGGGTGCCGCCGCGCTGGACGTGGCCGAGGATGACCGGGCGGGCCTCCTTGCCGAGCCGCTTCTCCAGTTCGACGGCCAGCCGGTTGCCGATGCCCTGGAACCGCTCGTGCCCGAACTGGTCGATCTCGCCCTTGGCGTACGGCATCGAGCCCTCGGCCGGGTGCGCGCCCTCGGCGACGCAGATGACGGCGAACTTCTTGCCGCGCGCGAAGCGCTCCTCGACCATCTTGACCAGGTCGTCCACCTCGAACTTGCGCTCGGGGAGGCAGATGCCGTGGGCGCCGCCGGCCATGCCGGACTCCAGGGCGATCCAGCCCGCGTGGCGGCCCATCACCTCGACGACCATCACGCGCTGGTGGGACTCGGCGGTGGTCTTCAGACGGTCTATGGCCTCCGTCGCGACGCCCACGGCGGTGTCGAAGCCGAACGTGCGGTCGGTGGAGGAGATGTCGTTGTCGATGGTCTTCGGGACGCCGACGACGGGCATTCCGGCGTCCGCGAGCATCCGGGCGGCGGTCAGTGTGCCCTCGCCGCCGATCGGGATCAGCGCGTCCATGCCGTAACGCCGGCTCAGCTCGGCGCAGTTCTC from Streptomyces drozdowiczii carries:
- a CDS encoding ATP-dependent 6-phosphofructokinase, translated to MRIGVLTAGGDCPGLNAVIRSVVHRAVVGHGDEVIGFEDGFKGLLDGHFRPLDLNAVSGILARGGTILGSARLERARLREAAENCAELSRRYGMDALIPIGGEGTLTAARMLADAGMPVVGVPKTIDNDISSTDRTFGFDTAVGVATEAIDRLKTTAESHQRVMVVEVMGRHAGWIALESGMAGGAHGICLPERKFEVDDLVKMVEERFARGKKFAVICVAEGAHPAEGSMPYAKGEIDQFGHERFQGIGNRLAVELEKRLGKEARPVILGHVQRGGTPTAYDRVLATRFGWHAVEAAHRGDFGRMTALRGNDIVMVPLAEAVTQLKTVPLDRMHEAESVF
- a CDS encoding helix-turn-helix domain-containing protein yields the protein MAPGHVAYGLGAQYGLRITAETVTAWERGLALPTEYELTALAGVLWCAPGELLTAARSLREHRVSRALSPDELAARLGMAASAYLRMEESGRWRGNERQSAALSEALGLTPADFVTATGRGEELAELLRGAVTTRWQAYSRPVAKLVPVDRRRIQEALERLHGDYQALMVSTLSWSSAGTDRPGNTGEEGRAFLTGIVPRFWEAAGPSA
- a CDS encoding response regulator: MIRVLVVEDDPVAADAHQLYVGRVPGFAVAAVAHSRAEAVRALERTPVDLLLLDLYLPDGHGLQLLRSLRAAGHAADVIAVTSARDLGVVREGVSLGVVQYVLKPFTFATLRDRLVRYAEFRAAAGEASGQDEVDRALAALRAPEPARLPKGLSGPTLESVTGALRAAPDGLSASAAGLELGISRITARRYLEHLVTAGRAVRSPQYGQVGRPELHYRWRPEGR